The window ACGATGACGCGGCCCTCGATCAGTTCCAGGGTCACGTCCTGGCCGGCGCCCCGTTTCTTGGCCAGTTCGTCGCGCCACGTCGCGAAGGCGTCGACCCACGCCTCGAGGGTATAGGCGGCCCGGCCGTTGCGCGTCAGGCGCGCCCGGCCGACCCACAGGTCGAGGCCGGCGTTGACGACCTGCATCGGCGTTTCCGACCACTCCCTGGCGCCGGCCTCGCGCACCTTGAGGACGGCCGCCACCTTGACGTGGCCGTCGGTGAAGACCTCGGCGCGCACCTCCAGCTCGTCGCCCACCTCGCGCTTGATCGGGTATTTGCCGCCGTCGATTTCGAGCGACACGTTCTGGATGATGATGGGCCTCGCCGACAGTTGGGCGCGATCGATGCGGGTGGCGGCGCCGGCCGGCCGGTCGCGGCGGGGACCGGGGGCCGGAACCACGAACAGGCGCGCCCCATGGGGCGGCACCTCCAGCAGGCCGAACGGATTGGGCGCGGCGGCGGGCGGCGCCCCCGGCGTGATCTCGCGCACGGCGCCACCGGCTTCGACGATGCCGGGGATGGCGCTGAGATCGACGGCGGCCGCGCCGTCGGGCCGGGGATTGATGGCGGTCACCACCCGTTCTCCGCCGTCGGCGGTCTGGCGCACCAGCACGGCGGCGTCGGCGGCCGCGGCATACAGCCGATACTGCGGCCCCTCCTCGTTCAGCGCCGGCCGCGCCGTCTTCATGGCGTTGACCTCGGCGATGAACGGCGACAGGTCGAACAGCGGCTCCTCCCAGTCGGCCGGACGGGTGGTGACGACATGAAGCGACCGCGTGAAGCCGTACTCGAAGCCGATCGGCATCATGACGCCGGTCGAGAAGGTGGCCGCGAACAGGTAGCGCTGGCCGCAGATCGCCTCTAGCGTGGCGGTATCGGCGACGCCCCGGCTCTGCAGTTCGGCGGCCAGGCGTGGGGTGTCGTGGCTGTCGGGGAAGGCGATGGAGGGGGCGATGTGGCGGAACTGCTCGTACTGATCGAGAAGCCAGGAACGGCGGAAGTCCCACCAGCGCGAACTGTTGAACAGGTAATCGAAGCCGCCGCCGGCGAGCGCCTCCACCTCGTCCACTCGGCAGCCCAGGGTTTCGGCGGCCAGCACGGCGCCGGAACGAACCTCGCGGGCGGCCTCGGCCACCGCCGCCCATACCGCCGCCGGCACCTTGTAGGCGGCGTCGCAGCGGAAGCCGCCGAAGCCGAGGGCGGCGTAGTGGCGCACCAAGCGCCGCCATTCCTCGACGATGGCGTCGCGCTCGGGCCGTTCGGCGTAGTCGATCTCGGCCAGATCCCCCCACACCGTCACCTTGCCCGGGTCGTCGGGGTCGACGGCGAAGGGCGATTGCACCTTGCCGTCCTCGCCCCTGACGTACCACGAGGCGCGCTCGGTCACCCACGGGTGGTCGATGGCGGTGTGGTTGATCACCAGGTCCATCATGACGGAAAGGCCGTGGCGCCCGGCCTCGGCCGTGAAGGCCGCCAGGCGGCGGTCGGTGTCGGCGGGCGGGCCGTCGCCGAACAGCGGGTTCAGGCGGTAGTAGTCGCGGACCGCATAGAGGCTGCCCGACATCCCGGGCAGATGGAAAGGATTGACGAAGACCCAGTCGAAGCCCATGGCGGCGATGCGGGAAAGGTGGCGCGACCACGCTTCGATCGGCCCGACCAGGGGTGGAAAGAGGTTATAGATTCGGGGACCGTTTTTCATGCCTTTCCCTTGCGCATGTTTTCCATATACGTCCTCGATGCGGATTTTCATCCGGGATTGCCCGCCTTTCCGCCGGGCATCTTTCTTTTGCCTCCCCGTCCCCCGAAAAAGGGGCCTTTCCCCAGCCCCGTTTGAAACGCAGCGCCTCCAATCGTCCTAGACGACGACGGGAGCCACCCCCCAGATGTCCGTCGCGTAGGAATGGATGGAGCGGTCGCTCGAAAACTTGCCCATGTGGGCGACGTTGATGATGGCCTTTCGCGTCCAGTCCTCGACATCAACAAACGTGGCGTCGACTCGTTCCTGGGATTCTAGATATGACGCGAAGTCGGCGAGCAGCAGATAGGGATCACCGCCCCGGAGCAGCTTGTCGACGACCGCGCGGTAGCGGTCGGGTTCGTCGGGCGAGAAGAAGCCTTCGGCGACCATGTCCAGCACCCGCTTCAGTTCGGCGTTCCCGTTATAGTAGCGCCACGGGTCATAGCCACGCAAATGCAGGTGTTCGGCCTCCTCGGCATTAAGCCCGAAGATGAAGATGTTGTCCTCGCCCACCTCGTCCTTGATTTCGATGTTGGCACCGTCGAGCGTGCCGATGGTCAGCGCCCCGTTGAGCGCGAACTTCATGTTGCCGGTGCCCGAGGCCTCGGTGCCGGCCGTCGAGATCTGTTCGGAGAGATCGCTGCCGGGAATGATGACGCCGGCCGCCGACACGTTGTAGTTGGGGATGAACACCACCTTCAGCAGGCCCTGCGCCGCCGGGTCCTCGTTGACCACGGCGGCCACGTCGTTGATCAGGTGGATGATCGACTTCGCCATGACGTAGCTGGGCGCCGCCTTGCCGCCGAAGATCACGGTGCGCGGCACCAGGCCGGCGCCGTTGCCGTCGCGGATGCGGTTGTAGCGGGCGACCACCTGCAGGATGTTCAGGAGCTGGCGCTTGTATTCGTGCAGCCGCTTGACCTGCACGTCGAACATCGAGGCGGGGTCGACGCGGATTTCCACCTCGCGCTGGATAAGGGCGGCCAGCTGGACCTTGTTCTGGCGCTTGATGTCGATGAAGCGGGCGCGGAATTCGGCGTCGTCGACCGACGGCGCCAGGCCCTGCAGCACCGCGAGATCGGTCGTCCAGCCGGTCCCCACCTTTTCGTCGATCAGCTTGGCCAGGCTGGGATTGGCCTGCAGCAGCCAGCGCCGCTGGGTGATGCCGTTGGTGACGTTGACGAACTTGTCGGGGTCCATGCGGTCGAAATCGGCAAACGTGCGGGTGCGCAGGATCTGCGTGTGCAGCGCCGCCACGCCGTTCACCTTGTGGCTGCCGACGATGGCGAGATGGGCCATGCGGATGCGGTGCGCGTCGTCGTCGACCAGGGACACCCGCTTGGGCACGGAAAAATCGCCAGGGAAGACCGCGCGGACGCGCTTCAGGAAGCCGTCGTTGATCCGGTAGATGATGTCCAGATGGTGCGGCAGCACCGCTTCCAGCAGGGGGACCTGCCAGGTTTCCAGCGCCTCGGGCAGCAGGGTGTGGTTGGTGTAGGAGAACACCCGCTGGGTCAGCGCCCAGGCATTTTCCCAGTCATAGCCGTGGTTGTCCATCAGCAGGCGGACCAGTTCGGGGATGGCCAGGGCCGGGTGGGTGTCGTTCAGCTGGATGGCGACCTTCTTGGGCAGGTCGTCGAGGCTGCCGTGCAGTTTCTGGAAGCGCCGGAGGATGTCCTGGATGGAGGCGCTGACGAAAAAGTACTCCTGCTTGAGGCGCAATTCCTGGCCGACCGCGGTGGCGTCGTTGGGATAGAGCACCTTGGAAAGATTTTCCGACAGGGTCTTCTCGCGCACCGCCTCGACGTAGTTGCCTTCATTGAAGGTGCCGAGATCGAACTCGCGGGTAGAGCGGGCCGACCACAGGCGCAGGTTGGTCACGGTGCGCGAGCGGAACCCCGACATCGGCACGTCGAAGGCCATGGCGATGACGTTTTCGGTGTCCACCCAATGGCACTGTTCGCGGCCGTCTGCGCCCTTAAAGGTGAGGATGCGGCCGTTGAAACGCACCGGATAGATGACGTTCGGGCGCTCGAACTCCCACGGGTTGCCGTAGCGCAGCCAGTTTTCCGGTTGCTCGACCTGCTGGCCCTTCTCGATCCGCTGGTTGAACATCCCGAACTCGTAGCGGATGCCGTAGCCGTAGCCCGGATAGCCGTGGGTGGCCAGCGAATCGAGGAAACAGGCGGCCAGCCGCCCCAGGCCGCCGTTGCCCAGCGCGGCGTCGACCTCGCAGTCGGTCACCTGGGCGATGTCGACACCCAGCCGCTTCAGCGCCTCGTCGATGACCCCGTCGACGCCAAGGTCGAGCAGGCATTGCTCCAGCCGCCGGCCGATCAGGTATTCCATCGACAGGTAGTAGACGCGCCGGGCGTCGGCGCGGTGCTGGGCCTGCGAGGTGGCCATCAGGCGTTCGCCGAGGACACCGCGGAGCAGATAGGAAAGGGCATAGTACCAGTCCCGCTCGGTCGCGAACTGGGGATCCTTGCCGACCACATGAACCATGTAGTCGAGCAGGCGCCGCTCGAGGGCCTGGGCGTCGCCGAGCATGCCGGCGCGCGCGTCGTCGCAGGGGTAGAGGGTCAGGGGATCGTTGTTCATCGTTGGTCGCTTTTCAAGCCCGCAGGATGGGTCGCGCCGGAAGCCCGGTGTCGAGACGACGCCGGAAAAGCCGTACGACCATGTCGGAGAAAAATAGGGTCCTTTTGCGAAATGCCGAGGGAATTCTATTCCCCATGGGCGGCGGCTCTAAGTCTTTTTTCGCGGCCGCCGGACGGCGCGCAGGGAAGCGTGAAGGCGGCGACGGCGCCGCGGTCGCCGCGCGAGCCGATCGACAGCTTGCCATCGTGCGCCTCGATGATCCGCTGGCAGACCAGAAGCCCGATGCCCATGTTGCCCGGCTTGGTGGTGAAAAATGGCTCGAACAGGCGGGGTCCGACGTCGGCGGGAATCCCGCAGCCGGTATCCTCGACCTCGACCTTGACGGCGTCGCCGCCGTCGATCGCGGTGCGGATGGTCACCCGGCGTTCGGCCCCGTCGTTCTCGCCCATCGCCTCGATGCTGTTGCGGGCCAGGTTGATGACCACCTGCTGGATGTGCAGGGCGTCCGCCATCACCCGGGGAAGGCCATCCTCGAGATCGAGAACGACCGACACGTCGCACTCGCCGGCCAGGGTGTCGACCAGACGCAGCGCCGAATCGATCGTCCCGTTGATATCGATCGGCGTCCGCTCCAGTTCCTCCTTCGACAGGAACCGCCGGATCCGCCGGTTGATCTCGCCGGCCCGTTCGGCCTGCTCCGACGCCTTGAGCAGGATCGGCAACAGCTCGGCCGGCGCCATGGCGCCCTTCTGCAGGCGGCGGATGCAGCCGCGGATATAGGAATTGATCGCCGCCAGCGGCTGGTTGATCTCGTGGGCGAAGCCGGCCGCCATTTCGCCCATGGCGTTGAGCCGCGAGATGTGGGAGAGCTCGGTTTGCAGGCGGCGCGTCTTCTCCTGGGCGCGCACAAGGTCGGTGAGGTCGGTATAGGACACCGCCACGCCGCCTTCCGGCGTCGGCGACTCGCGGATCATGTATCGCCGGCCGTCGGCCATCTGTTGGATGAACGATTCCCGCGGATGGCGATGGTGCTCGAGGCGCTCGCGGATGAACTCCTCCTCGCGCCCGGCCGCTTCCCCCACCAGTCCCAGGGGCACCAGGGCCCGCAGCAGGGCCTCGAACGAGATGCCGTCGCGCACGCCGTCGGCGGCCGTCGGGACGATCCGCGCATAGGCGGCGTTGGCCAGCACCAGGCGATCCTGGGCGTCGAACAGCGCGAACCCTTCGCGCAGGCTCTCGACAGCGCCGCGCAGTCTGGTCTCGCTGGCCGCCAGCGCCGCTTCCGCCTGGCGGCGCTCATCGATCTCGGTCGTCAGCGCCCGCGTGCGCTCCGCAACCCGCTGTTCCAAAAGGTCGTTGGCCTCCTGGAGCGCCCGCTCCACCTGCTTGCGGCGCACGGCGTCGCAATAGACGTTCAGCGCCGCCCGCACGATCTCCAGGTCGCCCTCCTCGAAGACGCCCGAGACGCCGACCTCCGATTTGTTGCCGGCGACCAGGACGTGATGCGTCGCCGCATCCAGCGCCCACAGGAAGCAGGGCACCCCCAGGCCCTGTTGCAGGGCTTGCGCCACCGCGTCCAGCGGCGTCCACGAATTGACGAACAGCGCCGCCGGCGGCTCGGCGATGGGCGACAGGTCCGGCGGAGCCTCGAAACCCAGCGCGTGCAGCACCATAAAGCCGCCGGTCGCCGGGTCGTGCTTCAGAATCGCCGTCTGATCGTACCAGGTGGACCGCAGAACCGCCTCGAGGAAGGCGTCGCCGATTTCCGTGGCGTCGGTAGCCGTTTCGGCGATGGTCACCGCCTCGCGGATCAGGGCGGCGACGGCCCGGCTGCGGCGCGCCTCCAGATGGGCGCGCTCGTGGGCCCGCTGCAGGCGCAGAAGCTGGCTTCCCATCTCGTCGCACTGGCGGCGATAGAAGTCGCGTTCGCGCCGGAGGTCCTGATCGGAGGTGTCCGCCGTCATCCCTGCGTCCAATGGACAACCGTCAAAACGCCCGTCCAGTCGAGCGGCCGGCTTCGCCCCATGAGCGGGGCGATCTCGACGCCCGAAAAAAATCCCAGCACCGGCATGTCGGACCGGCAAAGCCGGACCATGTCCTGCGCCTCCTCGCTGGAGGACCCGCTCACCAGCCCCGAGCGGCCGGCGCAATCGAAGTACAGGCCGAGCACGCAGGACTTGCCGGCGAGGCGCTCCATCAGCGCCTTCGTTCCCCGCTTGACCGAAGCCAGCATCATGTCGTTGTCGCGGGCCATGAACTGGACGCGGGCGCCGGTCCGGAAGTCGGCCTCGAACAGCGTCAGCGCCCCGCTCTTGGCGTCGGCGGCGACGATCAGCCGGTTGACGTAGGCCGACTCGTCATAGGGCGCGAAGGGATCGCCATGCTTCTCGCCCAGGGTCACCCTGAGCGACAGATCCCGGGCCCGCTTGTCGTCGATCGGCATGCCCAGCATCGTCTCCAGGGCCTCGATGGCGGGCCGGCCGTCCAGCTCGTAGACGACGGCGCCCTCGGCCCGGGTGATCTCCATGAACGAGCTGGCCGGAACGCAGCCGTGCAGGATCACCGTGTCGGCGGTGAGCGCCGGCGGCAGGATGACCGCCACCGCCGCGTGGCGGGTCGAGCCCTGGCCGTCGAACACGTAGCTGGCGGTGAGTTGGACATCGGCGATGGTGCCGCCCCCGACAAGATGGATGGCCATGCCGTCGAGGCCCGCATAAATGCCCTCGACCAGGCGGCTGCCGGCATGCAGGACCGGCGGCGGCCCCGAGCGGACGCTGTCGTAGAACAGGATGACCGCCGCCCCCGGCCGGGCGGCCTCGCGGATGCGCCGGCCCAGCCGTTCGCCGGCCGCCGCTTCGCCGTCATCGAGCCCCGCCTCGGCCAGGATGGCCGGTGCCCCGAGCGAGGCCGGAAAAACGGCGACGGCACATTCGAAGCCGCTGTAGCCGACCGCGTGGCGGGTGATGGTGCCGACGGCGGCGCCGCCGACCAGCGGAATGTCGCCCAAGACGTCGCGCATGGCGGCGAACGCCCTGGGGCCGTCGTGGCGCCCGCCGCTGAAGGCCACCGCCCATGCCGGCGGGTCCCCTGGCGCCAGACCGACAAGGGCCTGGCAGGCCGCCTCGCGGCAGACGACCGCCGAGTCGGGTCCGATGCCCTGTCCCAGGCCAACGGGACTTCCGGCGGCAGGCGGGGCCGCGTCGATCGAATCCATCAGTCCATCCCCCTCCGCGATCGGACGATCGCCACAAGCGAAAAACAGCGAGACCTCCCTGCCGAAGAGCGGCCGCGTCCGTATCCCTCCATCGCGAGTGCCGGCGGATTGTCCCATCGGACCCCGCCCCGATCAATCGCCGAATGCGCCCCCCGCCCCGACCGGCGGGCGGAATCTCATTCCGTGGCACGGCCGTTGAAGCACAGCGGAAGCGTTCCGGACGGCGCGATCCGTGGAATCGGCGGTCTGCGGGGTGGAATTAGGGATTTCCCGGACGCCCGTCCGGGGTTTCCCCAGTTTGTCGCTGGCCCGGGCGTCCTTTAGTCTCCAGGCTTCCGATGGATTCTGCCGCTCCCGGAGCGGCGATGGCGGGACGTGACGTGCGATGGGTAACCTGTTTTGCGGAATGATCTTCACGACCCGGGTGCCGACCGGCGAGGTGGCCTCCTGGCTCCAGAGCCATTGCGAGGGCCAGTGGGACCTGCATCCGGCCAGCGTCGAGCATGACGGGATCACCCGCAAGTTCATGGTACTGTTCGAGCGCGAACGCGACCGTTTGAATTTCGAGGCTCGCTTCTCGGCGGCACCGAGCCTCTCCCCCTCCTTCTGACCGATCCGGACGGGTCCGGCGCCCCGGCGGCGGCCGTCAATCCTCGCGCGGGTCGCGCCGCCCGGAGCGCCGCCCGGGCAGGCGTTTTTCCTCGCTCTTGCGCTCCAGCCTGGCCAACCGTTCCAGCCCTCGCACCACGGCGCGGTTGACGCTGCCGATTGGAAAGCCCCCCTTGGCGTCGGCTTCCCCGGCGGGGACGCCGGTCAGGATCTCGATGCCCTGATCGACGGTCTCCACCGCATAGATGCGGAAGGACTTCGCGGCGACGGCCTCGACGACGTCCCGGCGCAGCATCAGGTGCCTGACGTTGGCGGCGGGGATGAGGACGCCCTGGCGGCCGGTCAGGCCGCGCGCCCGGCAGACGTCGAAGAACCCCTCGATCTTCTCGTTGACGCCGCCGATCGCCTGGACCCGCCCGTGCTGGTCGACCGAGCCGGTCACCGCCCAGCCCTGGCGGATGGGAATCTCGCTCAGCGCCGAGAGCAGCGCGTACAGCTCGGCCGAGGAGGCGCTGTCGCCGTCGACCCCGGAATAGGATTGCTCGAACACCAGGCTGGCCGACAGCGACAGCGGCATCTCGCGGGCGAAACGGGTGCCGAGATAGGAGGCCAGGATCAGCACCCCCTTGGAGTGGAGCGGCCCGCCCAGGGCCACCTCGCGTTCGATGTCGACCACCTGGCCCTTGCCCAGGCGCACCCGGCAGCTGATGCGCGACGGCCGGCCGAAAGCGAAATCGTGCATCTGCAGCACGGCCAGGCCGTTGATCTGCCCCACCCGCTCGCCGCCGGTCTCGACCAAAAGGGTGCCGCGCCGGATTTCTTCCTGGATGCGCTCGCGGACCCGGTCGGCGCGATGGATGCGGGCGTCGATGGCCTTTTGCACATGCGGGGCGCCGACCACCGCCGCCCCTTCCTCGCCGGCCCAGAAGTCCGCCTCGCGCACCAGATCGACGATGCTGCCCATGTGGGTGCTGAGCTTCTCGGCATCGCCGGCCAGCCGGGCGCCGTGCTCGACGACGCGGGCCATGGCGCCGCGGTCCAGCGACTTCAGGTTCTCGCGCCGGGCCAGGGTGGCGATCAGCTTGGCGTATTGCAGCGCGCTGCCGGTGCTGCGGTCCATGCGGTTGTCGAAATCGGCCACCACCTTGAACAGCTCGCCCGCTTCCGGATCGCTTTCGGTCAGCACGTAGTAGAGCTGGGGCTCGCCCAGCAGCACCACCTTGACGTCGAGCGGGATGGGCTCGGGTTCCAGCGTCACCGTGCCCAGAAGGCCGCCGGCCTCGCCGGGCGATTCGATGCGCAGCCGGCGCGAGCGCAGGGCCCGCTTGAGGGTTTCCCAGGCGAACGGCTGGGTCAGCAGCTTGCGGGCGTCGAGGATCAGATAGCCGCCGTTGGCCCGGTGCAGGGCGCCGGCCTTGATCAGGTTGAAGTCGGTGACCAGGGTCCCGAATTCCGACAGGTGCTCGACGCGGCCGATCAGGTTGGGCAGCGTCGGATGATCCTCGTAGACCACCGGTGCGCCCGCCAACCGGCCGTCGACGCAGGCCGGTCCGTGGTCCGAGCGCCCCTCGGCCTCGTCGACCGGCGACGGGCAGGTGTTGTCGACCAGCACGTTGACGTGATAGCGCCGGTAGGGATCGGCCTCGATCTTCGACGGCGGCCGTCCCTGTGCCGCCGCCTCCGGCGCCTGCTCGAAGGACAGGAAATCGCGGACGTTCTCGACCACGTCGCGGCGCACCGCCTCCAGATGGTCGAGCACCGCGGGCAGGCCCGTCCACGGCCGCTTGGCCTCCTCGATCAGGTGGTCGACGGCCTGGCGCGTCACCTGGCGGTTGAGCTTGCGGATCTCCTGGCGCTGCGCCTTCTCCCACTTGGGGATCTCGGCCAGGTGGGCCTCCAGTTCCTTTTGCAGATCGGCCATGGCCTGGGTGCGCCGCTCCTGCTCGTCCTTCGGCAGCTTGGCGAAATCCTGCGGCTCCAGCACCTCGCCGTCGGCGACCGGCGCCAGGACGAGGCCGGCCTGGGTGCGGACAAGGGCGATGCCCTGGCTCTGCGCCCTTTCGTGCAGGCCGCCGAACGCCTCTTCGTGGCGCTGCTTGAAGCGCTGATCGATGACGGCGCGCTGCGCCCGGTAGGCGTCGCTTTCGAAGGCGGCGGGAATGGCGGCGCGCAGTTCCTCGACCAGGCGGTCCATGTCGGCGGCCAGCGGTGCCGCCCGGCCGGGCGGCAGCCGGAGCGCGCGCGGCCGGTGCGGCTCGTCGAAGTTGTTGACATAGCCCCAGTCGTCGGGAACCGGCTCGCCGGCGGCGCGCAGTTCGAGGAAACGGCGGATCAAGCTGTACTTGCCGGTGCCTTCCGGGCCCATGGCGAACAGGTTGAAGCCGTGATGCTTCATGCCGATGGCGAAACGGACCGCCGCCACCGCTCGGTCCTGGCCGATGACGTCCTCGACGGGGTCGATCTCTGCGGTGGTGGCGAAGGGGAAGTCGGCGGGGTCGCAGGGCGTGTAGAGGGCACCCGGCGGCAGGGGCTTCAGGCGGCCCGTCATATCTGCTCCTCAATGCGCTCCATGTCTTCGTCGCTGAGGCCGAAGTGATGGCCGATCTCGTGGATCAGCACGTGGCGCACGATGCGCGTCAGGTCGTCGCCGGTCTCGCACCAATAGTCGAGGATGGGCGAGCGGTAGAGGAAGATCATGTCGGGTTCCTGCCGGGCGTCGGCGACGCTCTGGCGGTCCAGCGACACGCCGCGGTAGAGGCCGAGCAGGTCGAACGGGCTTTCCAGGTCCATCTCGTCCTGGGTTTCCTCGTCGGCGAACTCCTCGATGCGGATCACCACGTCGGTGACATAGCGGCGCAGTTCGAAGGGAATGCGGGCATACGCCTCGTGGGCGATGTCCTCGATGTCGGCCAGCGAAGGCGGAACGGTGAATCGGGGTCTCATGGCGCGAACCTTACCCCGGCTTGACCCGGCGGCCAAGCGCTCCTATGTCGCCGGCAGGCAGTTCCCATCCCGGAACCCGAGAAGGAGGCCCCGATGACCGAAAAACTGACCGGCCCGGCCCGCCGTTCCGCCCTCGCCGCCCTCGACGGATGGAGCGAGGCCGACGGCCGCGACGCCATCGCCAAGGACTTCCGCTTCGCCGATTTCAACGCCGCCTTCGCCTTCATGACGCGGGTCGCGCTCAAGGCCGAGCGCATGGACCACCATCCCGAATGGAGCAACGTCTATAACCGGGTCGGCGTCGTGCTTTCCACCCACGATGCCGGCGGCGTCACGGCGCGCGACATCGAGCTGGCCCGCTTCATCGATCGGGCGGCCGCGGGGTGACGCGCCGGGCCAGTCGGGCCTCCCGCCGGGCGGTGTAGAGGGTCGCCGAAAAGATGATGGCGGCGCCCATCCCCGTCCACAGGTCGAGAACCTCGCCGAACATGACGAAGCCGGCCGCCGCCACGAAGATCAGCCGCGAGAACTCGAACGGCAGCACGGCGGTGACGTCGGCCAGCGCGTAGGCCTTGGCCATGCCCCACTGGACGCCCGAAGCGAACAGGCCCGACGCGATGAGCCACGGCCAAGTGTCGGGCGGCGGCGCCGTCCACACGAAAAGGGCGGGGATCAGCGATAGCGGCGTCGACAGCAGGGCCACCAGCAGCACCACCGTAGTCGGCGGATCGGTGCGCGACAGCACCTTCACCGACAGCGGGATGACCGCCATGAAGAGCGCGGCCAGCAGGGCGACCCACGCCCCCGCCGCCAGCGCCTCGACGCCCGGCCTCAGGATCACCAGGGTGCCGGCGAAGCCGACCGCCACCGCCCCCCAGCGGCGCACCCCCACCCGCTCGCCCAGCAGCAGGCCGGCCCCCAGGGTCGAGAACAGGGGCGCGGTAAAGGTCAGCGCGGTGACCTCGGCGATCGGCATCAGGCTCAGCGCCGAGAACCACGCCATCATCGCCGCCACGCTGGCCACGGCGCGGAACAGGTGCATCCGCCAGTTCCGCGTCGCCAGCGCCGACCGCCCCGAGCGCAGCAGCAAGGGCGACATGACAAGAAGGAAGAAGACCGTGCGGAAGAAGGCGATCTCGAAGGGATGAATCCGCCCGGCCAGGGAATGGACCACCACCGACACACCGGCGAAACTGCAGGCGGAAAACGCCATCCACAGCGCCCCCTGCACGGGCGGCGGGATGTCGGCGGCAAAGACGGCGAAACGGCGGCGGCTCATGGCGGACCGGACCATACGGAGCTTGTCCGGCGATTGCCAGAAGGAAGCGCAAAATGCCGCAAGCGGCCCCCCCGGGGGCGGAGAGGAAATCGGTTATACCGATTGCCCGTGGCGGGACGGGACGGCATACTCCGCGCCCCGCCAACCCATGTCGATAGCCCCACCCATGACCAACGCGCTGCTCTACGCCACCACCGTGCTCTTCTGGGGTACCAGCTGGCTGGCCATCAAGTTCCAGCTGGGCGTGGTGGCGCCCGAGGTGTCGATCGTCTATCGCTTCGGCGCCTCGGCCGTGATCCTGCTGGCTCTCTGCCTCGTCACCCGCCGGCGGCTGCGCTTCTCGCTGCGCGAGCACGCCTTCATGGCGGCCCAGGGACTGTGCCTTTTCTCGACCAACTTCCTGCTCATCTATTCCGCCACCCAATACCTGACCAGCGGACTGGTGGCGGTGGCGTTTTCGACCATCACGGTGATGACCATCGTGCTCGGCGCCCTCTTCTTCGGTTTCCCCGTCCGCCCGCGGGTGGCGGCCGGCGCGGCCTGCGGGCTCCTCGGCATCGGCCTGGTCTTCTG of the Shumkonia mesophila genome contains:
- a CDS encoding Lon protease family protein — encoded protein: MTGRLKPLPPGALYTPCDPADFPFATTAEIDPVEDVIGQDRAVAAVRFAIGMKHHGFNLFAMGPEGTGKYSLIRRFLELRAAGEPVPDDWGYVNNFDEPHRPRALRLPPGRAAPLAADMDRLVEELRAAIPAAFESDAYRAQRAVIDQRFKQRHEEAFGGLHERAQSQGIALVRTQAGLVLAPVADGEVLEPQDFAKLPKDEQERRTQAMADLQKELEAHLAEIPKWEKAQRQEIRKLNRQVTRQAVDHLIEEAKRPWTGLPAVLDHLEAVRRDVVENVRDFLSFEQAPEAAAQGRPPSKIEADPYRRYHVNVLVDNTCPSPVDEAEGRSDHGPACVDGRLAGAPVVYEDHPTLPNLIGRVEHLSEFGTLVTDFNLIKAGALHRANGGYLILDARKLLTQPFAWETLKRALRSRRLRIESPGEAGGLLGTVTLEPEPIPLDVKVVLLGEPQLYYVLTESDPEAGELFKVVADFDNRMDRSTGSALQYAKLIATLARRENLKSLDRGAMARVVEHGARLAGDAEKLSTHMGSIVDLVREADFWAGEEGAAVVGAPHVQKAIDARIHRADRVRERIQEEIRRGTLLVETGGERVGQINGLAVLQMHDFAFGRPSRISCRVRLGKGQVVDIEREVALGGPLHSKGVLILASYLGTRFAREMPLSLSASLVFEQSYSGVDGDSASSAELYALLSALSEIPIRQGWAVTGSVDQHGRVQAIGGVNEKIEGFFDVCRARGLTGRQGVLIPAANVRHLMLRRDVVEAVAAKSFRIYAVETVDQGIEILTGVPAGEADAKGGFPIGSVNRAVVRGLERLARLERKSEEKRLPGRRSGRRDPRED
- a CDS encoding FIST signal transduction protein, producing MDSIDAAPPAAGSPVGLGQGIGPDSAVVCREAACQALVGLAPGDPPAWAVAFSGGRHDGPRAFAAMRDVLGDIPLVGGAAVGTITRHAVGYSGFECAVAVFPASLGAPAILAEAGLDDGEAAAGERLGRRIREAARPGAAVILFYDSVRSGPPPVLHAGSRLVEGIYAGLDGMAIHLVGGGTIADVQLTASYVFDGQGSTRHAAVAVILPPALTADTVILHGCVPASSFMEITRAEGAVVYELDGRPAIEALETMLGMPIDDKRARDLSLRVTLGEKHGDPFAPYDESAYVNRLIVAADAKSGALTLFEADFRTGARVQFMARDNDMMLASVKRGTKALMERLAGKSCVLGLYFDCAGRSGLVSGSSSEEAQDMVRLCRSDMPVLGFFSGVEIAPLMGRSRPLDWTGVLTVVHWTQG
- a CDS encoding 4a-hydroxytetrahydrobiopterin dehydratase translates to MTEKLTGPARRSALAALDGWSEADGRDAIAKDFRFADFNAAFAFMTRVALKAERMDHHPEWSNVYNRVGVVLSTHDAGGVTARDIELARFIDRAAAG
- a CDS encoding metallopeptidase family protein — encoded protein: MRPRFTVPPSLADIEDIAHEAYARIPFELRRYVTDVVIRIEEFADEETQDEMDLESPFDLLGLYRGVSLDRQSVADARQEPDMIFLYRSPILDYWCETGDDLTRIVRHVLIHEIGHHFGLSDEDMERIEEQI
- a CDS encoding DMT family transporter is translated as MVRSAMSRRRFAVFAADIPPPVQGALWMAFSACSFAGVSVVVHSLAGRIHPFEIAFFRTVFFLLVMSPLLLRSGRSALATRNWRMHLFRAVASVAAMMAWFSALSLMPIAEVTALTFTAPLFSTLGAGLLLGERVGVRRWGAVAVGFAGTLVILRPGVEALAAGAWVALLAALFMAVIPLSVKVLSRTDPPTTVVLLVALLSTPLSLIPALFVWTAPPPDTWPWLIASGLFASGVQWGMAKAYALADVTAVLPFEFSRLIFVAAAGFVMFGEVLDLWTGMGAAIIFSATLYTARREARLARRVTPRPPDR